Within the Vigna angularis cultivar LongXiaoDou No.4 chromosome 10, ASM1680809v1, whole genome shotgun sequence genome, the region TAACTCAGCGACTCGAAGCAAATCGCCTTGAGAAAAACGCTCGCGAAGATCAGTCCAGACATCAATAGCTCGTTCAAAAAACACAACACTTTGAGCTATTGAAGGAGAAAGGGAATTGAGGATCCATGACATTAACAGAgtgttacatctttcccaagaGGGGTGTAAGGGATCAGTGGGTGCTGGGATGGGGATGTTGCCATTGAGGAAACCCATCTTGTTTTTAGAGATGAGGGCCATTCGGAAGGAACGAGACCATGACTGGAAGTTGTTGGCCGAAAGAGGTGGGGAGACCACAACAGATGAAGGGCTCTCACTTGGGTGTATGTAGAAGGGGCTGGAAGGATTTTGGTTGGGATCAACAAAGAGAGGAGGAGGTAGAATATTTTCGTCATCATTTCCAGAGGAGCCTGAATCGGCCATGAAAGAGGTAAGCTAGAAAAAGCTTGAACCTTTAgatggctcttgataccataacAGAAACCATGAcagtaaaaaaaagaagaaaggtaATCTGCATAAAACTCTGTATATACATTCTCAAAATGATTACATCATATATATACTGTGCAAAAGGGAAAAGGTGTGACCTAAAATCTTGAATGATAAAAGCATATTTTGTACTACCTATTGACAGCTCATTGTTGTTCTAGAATGTCCACTAATAACAGAAAAGATTCCTCTGCTATGCTACCATTCTGTTATTGATTACGTGGTATTTAAACCAGAATGATATGGTTTTTCTATTAGTTAATACACTCATCTCCAAGATCAGAATGGAGGGAATGAGACTACCATTCAGCACCATCAGGCTGATCATTGACTTTTATGGGATTTCAAAAAATGCTGATGCTGCTATGAAGGTTTTCAATGACGACCGAATACTTTGCGGTCCCATATCAAATGTAAACCTGATGCTTCTGTATTCGTCTCTTCTAAGAACATTGACTAAGTGTGGAAGAAACTCCGATGCCTTGGATATGCTTGATGACATGATTTTAAATGGTATTTGCCCAGATATCCAGACATTTTCAGGCCTAATGCTATACTTTTCACAGCTTGGGGACATAAAAACAGTACAAAAGCTCTTTGCAATGATTAGGCAGAGTGGTCTTGAGCCTGATGCTTATTTATTTAAGGTATTAATCCAAGGTTATTGCAAGTCAAATAAAGCTGCACTAGCATGGAGGCTCTTTGAAGACATGAAGAATTCTGGTTTAGTGCCTGACTCTGCCACCAAAGAGTTGCTAGTAAAGAGTCTCTGGAAAGAGGGGAGACGAAGAGAGGCTGCAGCAGTAGAAGAGAGTTGTGAGGAAATAAATAAGGTTCTTCCACTTGCATTGCAGGGTCATGAATGGACTGTCAGCTCTGCAGATCTCACAAgagtttataatatttattctaATTCTTTTGCTTAAAATGGGGGCTAGAGCTATCCATCGGCCTATACGATGGGTGTGAATTCCGTTGCACATGAAATCTCAGCACACATTCTTACAGGTgacaaacaatttttaaaaaaagttcgCAATTGTTTTATTTCCATAACAACAACTCCTGTCACGCATTAGTATGTATTTTTCTGCAATGTCAAGGATTGTGGTGACAGCAATTGGAATTGGGACCATAATTTAAAATCGTGAAAACGATTGTGGAGATTGTTTTAGACGGTGAGGTTGACTACAAAAGTTTAGGTTGCTGTAATAagatttctaaatatttgttgTAGGCTAGGACGTGGGTTGATACTCAGAAGTGGGCCTTTATTCTTATGGCTACGAAATCCTTCGTTGTATCCACTCAATCAAGCTCTTTGTTTAACGTGTGGAAACCTGCATTCAGTCGCCTGCTGACTTATACAATTTGCAGGGCAtctaataattatcattttataattgttattgGTTATCTTGTGGCAATTTTCaactccttttatttttcttacgaAAGTATTTGGTTACAAATTTCAGTTATGAATAAACAAGGGATGCACTCCGGTAGTGAAAGAAAGGGTGGCGGAACAACGTTAAGAGAAACAGATACGGACGGCATTTGGGTGAATCATCAATTTGATCCATGAAATATTGTTCTCTCGTCAATGGTTCTTAGAGTAAGGAAAATTACTTAAAAAGCATTAGAAATTATGTAAGTAATGCCTTAAATGTtcaaaaactaaccttcaaaaggttcTTCGAATTTACTCTAATACATCAATTTTAAGAGTAAATTATTAagtattcaaaattaattaaactatttgTTACTTTAAAGACTGTTTAGAAGGGAAGGTAACAACTTGAGGACAAAATGGGTGATTTACTTTCAAGAGTCAatggatgattttttttttttaaagagctTGTGTTGCCAAGATAAACTATATTGCATAAGACTTGGCTATGTTCCATAAATGGGGAACACAAAGAATTTCAATGATATACAGGTTCGTTACTGCAACTATAATcccattattttatattttttatctccgattttatctttaaaattaatgtcTGACATGATTTTGAATCAGTGTTCTGTTAGAGGATGCTTACTCCAAAAGAAAGAGTGTAAACTGCAGCTAATGACATTTTTCCTTTGGTTTAGTCAtgattatctttttttattgattgagaATAAAATGTGgtatttcattatattaattaaattaattttaaaattttaaaaagaggaaacataaataaaaattatacatatatgGATTTTATAAGAGGTTATTATTTGAGCAAAATTTAGTAGACAGTAAATggtaaattattataaaaggaTCTTCATTAGAGATCCTTCAAGCTCTTTATGACTCATCGTAAATTTTGCAGTATTAAACTACAAGAAATCAGTTTTGTTCCTTTGGTGTGAAATTGTTGGTTTCTATCCTTTTGCCTTATCCGATGTTGTTTTCAGTTCTTATAACTTCTTCCGAACTTTTCTTTCCTTAAACTTACTCTATAATTTCGTTTAATAATTCACATCTGATAGTATCATTTGATATTTCATCTCATTTGATAAGCTTTTTAGTTATTTCGAAGTCTATTTTCAGCTAAATCTTACAGCCCCCTGTACATGCAATATTCCTTTTATTACTATGTTGAATCATGTGTAAATTACAGTCGCTAATAATGGTCTTGGTAAGTCTGAGCAAACCTACCCATATCGCAAGATATCAGCAAGTTTAGTTGGTGTATTGGTGTCGGCTTGCTGGCTAACATCGTGCATAGATAGAACTGGTAGGAACATTAACTGGCCGTCCAAAGCTTTGATTTGACATCACAGTACCCTATtaccaattttttatatatcatgCGCATGAAGTGCATACAATTTGTCTAATATAAATATTGACGTGTCCATTGTGTCTAGGATTCGGACAACCAAAAGGAAATATAGTTAAAGCTAATGAAACAAACAggatcatatatttatattaaaccAAATGATACTTTTATTGATAAAGAACTCTTCATATCAACAACGCCGATTGCCACTGATAGTAGACTGCCTCATAACTTACATTTGATCACAACTTCACATCAATGGCTGCCTTGtttgtttctctttctctccGTGCCCAGATTCTTTATGTTGTACTCATGTTTTTCACTTGTATTGCAGCTCAATCACAACAGACCAATGGAACAAACTTTTCATGCCCTTCCGATTCACCTCCTTCGTGTGAAACCTATGTGACATACATAACCCAGTCTCCAAATTTTTTGAGTGTGACCAGCGTATCTAATATATTTGACACGAGTCCTTTGTCAATTGCAAGAGCCAGCAACATAGAGAATGAGGAAGACAAGTTGATTCCAGGCCAAGTCTTGCTGATACCAGTAACCTGTGGTTGCACTGGAAACCGCTCTTTCGCCAATATCTCCTATGAAATCAACCCAGGCGATAGCTTCTACTTTGTTGCAACCACTTCATACCAGAATCTCACAAATTGGCATCTAGTGATGGATTTAAACCCCACTCTAAGTCCATATACTTTGCCAGTAGGCATCCAAGTTGTAATTCCTTTATTTTGCAAGTGTCCTTCAAAGAACCAGCTTGACAGAGGGATAAAGTACCTGATCACTCACGTGTGGCAGCCCAATGACAATGTTTCCCTCGTAAGCAACAAGTTTGGTGCATCACCAGAGGACATATTAAGTGAAAACAACTATGGTCAAAACTTCACTGCTGCAAACAACCTTCCAGTTTTGATCCCAGTTACACGCTTGCCAGATCTTATTCAATCTCCTTCAGATGGAAGAAAACACAGAATTGGTCTTCCAGTTATAATTGGTATCAGTCTGGGATGCACACTACTGGTTGTGGTTTCAGCAATATTACTGGTGTATGTATATTTTCTGAAAATGAAGAGTTTGAATAGGAGTGCCTCATCAGCTGAAACTGTAGATAAACTACTTTCTGGAGTTTCAGGCTACGTAAGTAAGCCTACCATGTATGAAACTGGTGCAATCTTGGAAGCTACCATGAACCTCAGTGAGCAGTGCAAGATTGGGGAATCAGTGTACAAGGCTAACATAGAGGGTAAGGTTTTAGCAATAAAAAGATTCAAGGAAGATGTCACGGAGGAGCTGAAAATTCTGCAGAAGGTGAGTCATGGAAATCTGGTGAAACTAATGGGTGTCTCATCAGACAATGATGGAAATTGTTTTGTGGTTTATGAATATGCAGAAAATAGGTCTCTTGAGGACTGGCTTTTCGCCAAGTCTTGTTCAGAGACATCAAACTCAAGGACCACGCTTACATGGTGCCAGAGGATAAGCATAGCAGTGGATGTTGCAATGGGTCTGCAGTACATGCATGAACATGCTTATCCAAGAATAGTCCACAGGGACATCACCAGCAGTAATATCCTTCTTGACTCTAACTTCAAGGCCAAGATAGCAAATTTTTCCATGGCCAGAACTTTTACCAACCCCATGATGTCAAAAATAGATGTATTTGCTTTTGGGGTGGTTCTGATAGAATTACTTACTGGCAAGAAAGCCATGACAACCAAAGATAATGGTGAGGTGGTTATGCTGTGGAAGGACATTTGGAAGATCTTTGATCAAGAAGAGAATAGAGAGGAGAGGCTCAGAAAATGGATGGATCCTAAGTTAGATAATTATTATCCTATTGATTATGCTCTCAGCTTGGCCTCCTTGGCAGTGAATTGTACTGCAGACAAGTCTTTGTCCAGACCAACCATAGCAGAAATTGTACTTAGTCTCTCCCTTCTCACTCAACCATCTTCCTCTACACTGGAGAGATCCTTGACTTCTTCTGGATTAGATATAGAAGCTACTCAAATTGTCACTTCCATCGCAGCTCGTTGATTGAGTAAAGCCAATCCAGTTTCTCAAATCCAagatggtatttttttttacataatgaTTTCACCTTAGTCAATAATGATGAACTTGGTTTACGGGGAGTGTTCAACATTTAGTTTTTCCGTCCCTGTTGTTCTTTAATGTTTGAGGTAGAGTTGGCAAACGAATAGCAATTGCAGCTCACCTCAGACTAAATTTTCTTGCTTCTATACTTTTTTTGGATGACAATTGAAAGTGAATCAAACAATGGAGTTGTTTATTGCATTGTCAAACAAATTCAATAAGTTTAAAGTATATGTTTCTGTCTTTGCATTAAGCTCATATTTCATACTCAAATCATAATATTGCAGAGACAGAATAATCTATTCAtccattctttttgtttttggtcACGAGGTTGGGCATAAGACCCAATTGAGAATGTTGAAACTTGGAGAGGATTAGCATTAGCAAGAAGACCTTAAAAGGCTTTTACATGCAATAGAGATACTGATAAATTAAAATGGTGGTTGCCTTTTTGGCTAATCTTAAAACAGTTAGCTAGACAATTGAGAATTTTTAGATAGACAGTATATATCTTAAGCATGTCATAGTTGATTTATGTAGTAAAAATGTACTTCTTAGGAACAGATGTATTTTTACTTATGATGATGCATGAAGTGACGAAGCAAATTTGTGCAATACAATAATATGGCCCTAGGTTTACAATATCTTATAGACAGCCCCAAAGAATGCAGCTAGCTCTACCCTTAGATGCTGCTGCTGCAAGTCAACCAGTTATTCATGTAACAGGAAGGccgttttaaaataaataaatgaatgatatgtttataaagtataaaatagaAGTTTCCTTGTTGCTCCAATCATTGACGGAGCTACCTAACTTCAgtgggaaaaaaaaaactagtacCTACAATGAATCGGTGAGAGTTGTGGGTCATGTCTCTATGGGAATCTTGGGTAGACATTACTGCTCATACCTACTTGGTTGTGACAGTTCTGCACCTCAAAGTTGCTGTCAGAGAAggttttgaatatatatatatatatatatatatatatatatatatatatatatatatatatatatatatatatatatatatatatatataactaaaaaactCAAGCAAATTTAAAGTTgactaaaaaaagtaaaaaatttaagaatctataattaatttatatattttgtataaaactaataagttatatataaagggataattataaaatttaaatatcaaataaaacaaatatccAGTTATTAGAAAAGCAGAAATATTTTAACCTTGCATTGATATGAAATTGAAAACTATATGAAATAGACAATAACTAAAGAGATATAAAAACTGATCGAGTCGAGATCAAACCAAGTGAATTAGAATCTTATATAAGACTTGTATCTTGCATCCCATCTTCTTCATTATTCTGGATTTTATTTTTCGGAACAAACTAAATCAATTTCGAAAATTCTTTTCGGAAGATAATCACTCACTCctattacagaaaaaaaaattccaaagcTTTGATAGAGTCCAGGGAGAAATTTATTGGGAGTGCAGGAAGCAACAACCTCATAATTCGTTTTgacaatttcttttcaaaaatctaaatcaaaaCAACTCAAttaaatgcaatttttttaatataattttgtcatAAACTTCCACTAATTTATATGAGGCATAGCAATTGAGccttgaataaaaaaataatatatttttattttatcttttttaatctattatttatattattaaaaacttcatattaactaaaaaattaatttacaatataaataaaatagatttcaTCTTATTGAACTAtgtttataagaataaattagatttaaattcaTTATATGATATAATATAAGACATTTACATCCTAGTCAAGATCAATATTGATTATATAAGTTGCTTTAAGTGatttataaattagattaataaaaaaaattaggagcTAGCAGATCCAAAAAAGCGAAGATGTGGAAATGTATCTTTACATTgatgaaatcataaataaatgtattagaGTTTTTTTGTATGTTGCCTAATTATTTTCATGCATATTAACCTATAATGTGCtcaatgttttattattgttaatatttatttgaaaataaattgtcgTGACTGGCACTGTCAAAAGTGCATACCCAATGAGCCCCATTTTACAAGTGATTTTAGGCtctcttttttctatttatattaactTGTATTGGAATGAGTTCTGTCATACCATAAATTTAAGCATCTAAGAGAAGTCATGAAGTTGGTGAAACCCATCCATGGATCACGTGCCCTCCATGGTATGATGTTAATTTTTGTAATCATTTCTGAATTGGAAATAGAGTTATTCTATTTCTTAATTTTGGTGAAATTCAAATTAACCAATCTAAAATGAgtcttaattttttgtattcaaCATTTAAAAAGTCTTCTTCAATGTTGTCTCTTTCACATTGTGGACTTCACTTGCAGAGGACTCTTGCTCTCTCGTTGATAGCACCATCACTTTAAGATATTTGTGgtctaataataaataaaattaattataatttttttaacttttattttattgtattttattttaaaattaaatgtatattttttatattttataaaagttcactaacaaaaaaaagaacTATAATATTATCAATACAACATCTCTATGGGAAAAAACCAACGTAAAAAAATGATAGtgttttttgtaaataaaatgaaaaatttgtcATTGATAACCCATTAAACAAATGTCAATGGTGATTTGAAATTAGTCCCCTTATATCTAACGCGTAAAGAACACACAATCTTAATGTAACAACATAATATAGAGTTACCTACTAAAGCTCCAATAGGATGTTGTGTGAACACAAAAGACTCATTTATAGATCATACTAACTACACAAGTCAATTTGAGCTATTGGTTGATGGAAATTCCCTGCTCATAATGGTCATAGGACAACAGCGTAAAGGAAGGAAAATTATCCATGGTGCTCCACTACTGTCTTATAACGCGTGTGTGACGATTGATGGAATTCAAGATCCCCATTCTTGAGTATTTATGCCAACTTCAGAAATTCAATTCGTGGGAAAGACCTTAGGCACATTTATAGCTTAATCTAAAGCATTGATCATGTTATACTTTGGCTCACCATAGGTACTATAATGTTAttcttagtatttttatattatcgtttataaataaatgatccatattattgaaaatgtttatttcaattcttccatTTTGTAAAGCAGGTTGTACGTCAACATGTTATCCATGAAGATTATGACATGACAGATTAGAAGATTGTCCTTTAGGAAACTTCTTGACGAAATTAAATAAGGTGAATAAACGACCGCTAGTGTTAGAGCGGAAGTTAAGAGTATTTAGCCTCTAATATCATGTCTCATTGTACATTAATTTAAATGATGCACTAGAAATCATTAGGGGAGCcatgatgttgaatatttcaatcatacaactatggtgcatgtaagatttTTCATTGTATTCCATATTTAAATCTTAGAATTGGTACtcttcaatttatatttaagtaTCTTATTATAGGTACATGAACATAGTCATTGTTGACCAAAGTTGAACTTCCATGTATGGATTTATTGAACCTTAGATCATTCAATCTTTTGGAAACACACTTGACCACAAACAAACTTATTTGTAAACATTGATGTCTCTGTCAAAAATATTGATATACCTTGCACCCTACCTTGATGGGTAGGTGTTACtgaatgtaatattttatgaagtattttttattattggacTAACTATTTGTGATTCATCGTAAGGCTCATTAACAACTAATGGTCATCATTCCAAGACAAAGCAGAATTGTATGATTTTGATCCCTGCATAAGAAGATAAAACTTTATTTGAAATCCATGTTACAAACgtaaagtgttattttttttatataatctaCTTAGTTATATTTACTAACCTATATTTccaatttaattagatttatgGGTAAGCTCAAAGTACAATAAATTCAAGTATTATATTTAAAGGTTGAAACTAATTCATcttaaagttattaattttcgcatatcaatttataaaaacaataatttcaaattaaagatGATTggacaaagaaaataatatatatatatatatatatatatatatatatatatatatatatatatatatatatatatatatatatatatatatattcacatatTAGAAATCGcatcaaattttaaacatttttcatatataatgaAGTTGTGTTATTTTTCAAGGGTTCAAAAATTCATCACCAATAACGAATGACACTAcggaaaaaataagaaaagagtgAACAATATATTTATGATGAGTTATGATTCACAATAACATTAAGACTTTGCTTGAAAATTGTCTAGTAAAAAATTTTGATTAcgaaagttttaattttatcttaatagttttagttttgatagCTTTTGTATTAATAGTTACATTTTGtgttaataaatttagtttttttgaGTTGTGTTGAAATATTTTCTGCTTTTCAAATTAGGGTAAATTGTAACcgtaaatataaacaaaatttaagaaaaaatataacctTTGATATTTGTTAGTAcattaataaacattaaatattatccaaatttagtttaaaatagcATGTCAGTGTGTTGTGATAAGGGTCATTAAACGACGTCAAATTCtcacactagtgcagaattggcttttaacgtcccccaatagacgtccgtccacaaaagcaccaacgtatataattgaccggtgacatattcgtaaataagtggaACTCGAGACGTCCGTTCTTGGTCGagccggacgtttataatattataaacgtccgtcgtAGGGGGACAGACGTTTAataggctgaacaagtgaacccatgtcagcccttaaacgtctgtccttggtcgagacggacgtttataatgttatgaacgtccgtcgtagggggacggacgtttaataggctgaacaagagaacccatgtcagcccttaaacgtccgtccttggtcaagacggacgtttataatgttatgaacgtccgtcgTAGGGGGACAGAAGTTTAAAaggctgaacaagtgaacccatgtcagcccttaaacgtccgtccttggtcgagacggacatt harbors:
- the LOC108318777 gene encoding serine/threonine receptor-like kinase NFP, which encodes MAALFVSLSLRAQILYVVLMFFTCIAAQSQQTNGTNFSCPSDSPPSCETYVTYITQSPNFLSVTSVSNIFDTSPLSIARASNIENEEDKLIPGQVLLIPVTCGCTGNRSFANISYEINPGDSFYFVATTSYQNLTNWHLVMDLNPTLSPYTLPVGIQVVIPLFCKCPSKNQLDRGIKYLITHVWQPNDNVSLVSNKFGASPEDILSENNYGQNFTAANNLPVLIPVTRLPDLIQSPSDGRKHRIGLPVIIGISLGCTLLVVVSAILLVYVYFLKMKSLNRSASSAETVDKLLSGVSGYVSKPTMYETGAILEATMNLSEQCKIGESVYKANIEGKVLAIKRFKEDVTEELKILQKVSHGNLVKLMGVSSDNDGNCFVVYEYAENRSLEDWLFAKSCSETSNSRTTLTWCQRISIAVDVAMGLQYMHEHAYPRIVHRDITSSNILLDSNFKAKIANFSMARTFTNPMMSKIDVFAFGVVLIELLTGKKAMTTKDNGEVVMLWKDIWKIFDQEENREERLRKWMDPKLDNYYPIDYALSLASLAVNCTADKSLSRPTIAEIVLSLSLLTQPSSSTLERSLTSSGLDIEATQIVTSIAAR